From Leptospira sp. WS58.C1, one genomic window encodes:
- a CDS encoding AZOBR_p60025 family cell surface glycopolymer formation protein, whose protein sequence is MSEFLSKFLPNEKLKAEYTAVLQNPKLITVVFLVLYSFSSISVWKKYSWSPSSQINFGKEFADQNKEQTPPGAIVFLGEEGNLGAGYDGQIFYYYSRMLSGFSLDWPKGFETSFRAPRIGYPLLVSPFGWFGMYGTILGMYILNLGIFYLSYLAIRDLLPDSKKYVSAFYLLSPFALGSYILLVSDTVMMGLSVLAYWSFIKKRFITFSLLAGLAILTKEQAVFLFFPLGLATLFQKEFKKSIWVASSLILPGAWSLYLRTQFPEWTPGSLSHFFDPFGGLIGYFGELRQALLSGDRNFILLIKKFSRIPLVLLLVSGTYLLFRGDWKKGLEFRLGFGILLLTAYAGGYILYWATYENVSRMFTFSLPLLIFWEKEDDSLPSGIYWALTGIILVSFLIKLAFVSKPLRHLVW, encoded by the coding sequence ATGTCCGAATTCTTATCTAAATTTTTGCCGAATGAAAAACTAAAAGCGGAATACACTGCGGTTTTACAAAATCCTAAACTAATTACCGTCGTTTTTCTCGTTTTGTATTCCTTCTCCTCGATTTCTGTGTGGAAAAAATATTCTTGGAGTCCGAGTTCTCAGATAAATTTTGGGAAAGAATTTGCGGATCAAAATAAAGAGCAAACTCCTCCGGGCGCGATCGTATTCTTAGGTGAGGAGGGGAACTTAGGCGCAGGCTACGACGGACAGATCTTTTATTATTATTCTAGAATGTTATCCGGCTTTAGCCTGGATTGGCCTAAAGGTTTTGAGACCAGTTTTAGGGCTCCTAGAATAGGTTATCCGCTATTAGTCTCTCCATTCGGCTGGTTCGGAATGTATGGGACCATCTTAGGGATGTATATACTGAATCTGGGGATTTTCTATCTTTCTTATCTTGCGATCCGAGACTTACTGCCGGACTCCAAAAAATATGTAAGCGCATTCTATCTACTCTCGCCGTTCGCCTTAGGAAGTTATATTTTACTCGTATCAGACACGGTAATGATGGGACTGAGCGTTCTAGCGTATTGGTCTTTTATCAAAAAAAGATTTATAACCTTCTCTTTACTCGCCGGTCTTGCCATTCTTACGAAAGAACAGGCTGTCTTTTTGTTTTTCCCATTGGGACTTGCCACATTATTCCAAAAGGAATTCAAAAAAAGTATCTGGGTGGCTTCCTCTTTGATTTTACCTGGGGCCTGGAGTCTCTATCTTAGGACCCAATTCCCGGAATGGACCCCGGGAAGTTTAAGCCATTTCTTTGATCCGTTCGGCGGGCTTATAGGATATTTTGGGGAACTCCGACAGGCTCTCCTTTCAGGAGATAGGAATTTTATCCTACTGATTAAAAAATTCTCCAGAATTCCATTGGTACTTCTGCTCGTATCCGGGACCTACCTGTTATTCAGAGGCGATTGGAAGAAAGGACTGGAATTTAGGTTAGGTTTTGGAATTCTTTTATTAACCGCGTATGCCGGAGGTTATATTCTTTACTGGGCCACTTACGAAAACGTTTCCAGAATGTTTACATTCAGCCTTCCGTTATTAATTTTTTGGGAAAAAGAAGATGATAGCCTTCCGAGCGGAATCTATTGGGCTCTAACCGGCATTATTCTAGTTTCGTTTTTAATAAAATTGGCATTCGTTTCCAAACCCCTACGTCACTTGGTCTGGTAA
- a CDS encoding RNA recognition motif domain-containing protein encodes MQNRKLFVGNLNYSVRQQEISDLFSNYGEVAYAKVIEGKGFGFVEMASEEQAENAKNSLNGTEFKGRTLNIDIAKPQTFNKPRRH; translated from the coding sequence ATGCAGAATCGCAAACTTTTTGTAGGAAATCTTAATTACTCAGTTCGCCAGCAGGAAATCAGTGACCTGTTCTCCAACTACGGAGAAGTAGCTTATGCGAAAGTAATTGAAGGTAAAGGATTCGGATTCGTGGAAATGGCTAGCGAGGAGCAAGCCGAAAACGCGAAGAACAGTCTAAACGGAACCGAGTTCAAAGGTAGAACTTTGAATATCGATATCGCAAAACCACAGACTTTCAACAAACCAAGAAGACATTAA
- a CDS encoding DUF4269 domain-containing protein — MTNRFSDCASLLKDHHILQTLSEFSPEFVGSIPIGVDLPDSDIDIICELKPSLLKVLESFSSYPNFQLSERVLANVPSLICRFRLGSEKVEIVAQRFPPKKQIAYLHMIIEEKILKEKGETFRLSVMEKKKAGKSTEAAFAELLGLEGDPYTSLLGYEKK, encoded by the coding sequence ATGACAAACCGATTTTCGGATTGTGCTTCACTTCTAAAAGACCATCACATTCTGCAAACCCTTTCCGAATTCTCTCCAGAATTCGTAGGTTCCATTCCGATCGGAGTGGATCTTCCTGATTCCGATATAGATATTATTTGCGAGTTAAAACCTTCTCTGCTGAAAGTTTTAGAGTCTTTTTCTTCTTATCCGAATTTTCAACTTTCGGAAAGAGTTCTGGCTAATGTCCCCTCTCTCATTTGTAGATTCCGATTGGGATCAGAAAAAGTAGAAATTGTGGCGCAACGCTTTCCTCCCAAAAAACAGATTGCGTATCTGCATATGATTATTGAAGAGAAGATCCTGAAAGAAAAGGGAGAGACTTTTAGATTGTCCGTTATGGAAAAAAAGAAAGCCGGAAAAAGTACCGAAGCGGCATTTGCGGAACTTTTGGGCCTGGAAGGAGATCCATACACTTCCCTTTTGGGATATGAGAAAAAGTAA
- a CDS encoding LB_289 family protein, whose product MKRTELERRERDLRKAQKKQEALDKRGGGNGVGDFIDQLSGLFRYDATEIFNTKDDINILEVLEEMQVILPQKKWDDVLKKAIKKTGVVEKERAYKELVELLNVEEENEDAEEEVGV is encoded by the coding sequence ATGAAACGAACCGAATTGGAGAGACGAGAAAGAGATCTCCGCAAAGCACAAAAAAAACAAGAGGCCCTAGATAAACGCGGAGGCGGAAACGGAGTCGGCGATTTTATCGATCAACTTTCCGGATTATTCCGTTACGACGCTACAGAGATCTTTAATACAAAGGACGATATCAATATTCTGGAAGTTTTGGAAGAGATGCAAGTGATCCTTCCCCAGAAGAAATGGGACGATGTCCTCAAAAAAGCGATTAAGAAAACAGGCGTTGTAGAAAAAGAAAGAGCCTATAAAGAGCTCGTGGAACTTCTAAACGTAGAAGAAGAAAACGAGGACGCAGAGGAAGAAGTAGGCGTTTAA
- a CDS encoding S1C family serine protease, with amino-acid sequence MRSKILLLIIGIFVFSSGLAAKKPKVSPKAAAPNGIASQAKAEEEYKKSIVQVKISYQEPDYFNPWKKKNPKVRRGVGIVVPGEKILLPAHLLTHSTLIEVKKHSSYAETKAIIARQDSESDLALLKIEEENFFKDLIPFEFHKEIDYPRQVSIYQLDNSGSIQSASGALISMDLDQYPQGMVELPVLDVNSTETLNGNGEVLLEKGKVSGILFDFSGDKNSGRAIPSFLISKFLGEFGKTEIPFKGFRYRPIMDKATKDYYSLKTKDQGILVAEILPDSSADGILKIGDVILEFGGKKIDSKGYFQHPKYGKQVLSYIAHLGDEFGYQIGKKVPVKIIRSGKEEEVQLTLKVFPYSSIRIPHRNLGSKSEYYFDGGFLFVELSEGYLLEWGKDWRSKVDRKLLYIFDYHKFSTGDKKEGKFVLLSQVIPDESNQGYHEVSGRLVDQVNGKAVQSIEDISNEVKSSKSRYVTIRLDDGTDIVLDKESIASANQRIQKEYRIPKSSMGPR; translated from the coding sequence GTGAGATCCAAGATCCTTCTCCTCATTATCGGCATTTTTGTTTTTAGTTCCGGACTTGCCGCGAAAAAGCCGAAAGTTTCTCCGAAGGCCGCCGCTCCAAACGGGATCGCCTCTCAGGCAAAAGCGGAAGAAGAATACAAAAAAAGTATCGTCCAGGTAAAGATCTCCTACCAAGAACCTGATTATTTTAACCCGTGGAAAAAGAAAAATCCAAAGGTAAGAAGAGGTGTAGGGATCGTCGTTCCCGGAGAAAAGATCTTATTGCCTGCACATCTACTCACCCATTCCACATTGATAGAGGTGAAAAAACATTCTTCTTATGCGGAGACAAAGGCGATTATTGCAAGGCAAGACTCCGAATCCGATCTGGCATTATTAAAAATAGAAGAAGAGAATTTTTTCAAAGATCTGATCCCGTTCGAATTCCACAAAGAGATTGATTATCCTAGACAGGTTTCCATCTACCAATTGGATAATTCAGGTTCCATTCAATCCGCTTCCGGCGCGTTGATTAGTATGGATCTGGACCAATATCCGCAAGGAATGGTGGAACTGCCTGTTTTGGACGTGAACTCCACCGAAACATTGAACGGAAACGGAGAAGTTCTATTAGAAAAAGGGAAAGTAAGCGGGATACTTTTCGATTTTTCGGGGGATAAGAACTCAGGCCGAGCGATCCCTTCTTTTTTGATCAGCAAATTTTTGGGAGAATTCGGTAAGACCGAGATCCCTTTTAAAGGTTTTCGTTATAGGCCGATTATGGATAAGGCCACCAAAGATTATTATTCCCTTAAAACAAAAGACCAGGGGATTTTGGTAGCGGAGATACTGCCTGATAGTTCCGCAGATGGAATATTAAAGATCGGTGATGTGATCCTGGAATTCGGCGGCAAAAAGATAGATTCCAAAGGATATTTTCAACATCCGAAATACGGCAAACAAGTCCTCTCTTATATCGCCCATTTAGGAGACGAGTTCGGCTACCAAATCGGGAAAAAAGTCCCTGTTAAAATTATTCGATCCGGCAAAGAAGAAGAAGTCCAACTCACTTTAAAAGTATTCCCCTATTCCTCGATCCGTATCCCTCATAGAAATTTAGGGTCCAAGTCGGAATACTATTTCGATGGCGGCTTCTTGTTTGTGGAACTTTCGGAAGGATATCTTCTAGAATGGGGAAAAGATTGGAGATCGAAGGTAGATCGTAAACTTCTATACATATTCGATTATCATAAGTTTTCTACGGGGGACAAAAAAGAGGGTAAATTTGTATTACTTTCCCAGGTGATCCCGGACGAATCCAACCAAGGTTATCACGAAGTTTCAGGAAGACTAGTGGATCAAGTGAATGGCAAAGCTGTTCAATCGATTGAAGACATTTCCAACGAAGTAAAGTCCTCGAAGTCAAGGTACGTTACGATTCGATTGGATGATGGAACAGACATTGTTTTGGATAAGGAAAGTATAGCCTCTGCGAACCAAAGGATCCAAAAAGAATATAGGATCCCCAAATCCTCCATGGGTCCTCGTTAG
- a CDS encoding S1C family serine protease — protein sequence MRILKSGLIVLVFYLHFPLFSEEKSDFDHVRKAVVQIKVYSQAFSAFTPWATDGVRASSGTGFLIGNKRILTNAHVISNAKYVQVQRYNQTEWYRVKILHVAHDCDLALLEAEDPEFYKDSTELSLGEIPELNSSLIVVGYPIGGNKVSVTRGIVSRKEQSKYEHSSVDSHLVLQVDAAINPGNSGGPAIQNNKVVGVAFQVATKGENIGYLIPTKVIRHFLKDIEDGKYDGYVELGIGTFNSFNISLRKAKGIPEGLEGVFVTRILPNGSADGYLKEGDYLTEIDGLAIGRNGTITLDKDARVDFTETVDDKYSGEPIRFKVFRNGKLIDVEFKAKRMPDFDFMRNRYDTPFDYSMIGGLLFQEMSRDLLGAWSRSGNTSGGSQFLYRYDYFIEDGIGRTKKADVVLYRKLAHPVNSSSDYFLNLVLESVNEEPINSLADLKKIIAGSKSKFLKLKFLNIDLPLILDREETQKADSQIRSTYGLE from the coding sequence ATGCGGATCCTGAAATCTGGTCTTATCGTACTAGTATTCTACCTTCATTTTCCTCTTTTCTCGGAAGAAAAAAGCGATTTCGATCATGTGCGAAAAGCAGTCGTGCAGATCAAAGTATATTCCCAAGCCTTCAGTGCATTTACTCCCTGGGCCACGGACGGGGTCCGAGCAAGTTCAGGCACAGGATTTCTGATCGGAAACAAAAGAATATTAACAAACGCTCATGTGATCTCGAACGCAAAGTACGTTCAGGTCCAAAGATACAATCAGACGGAATGGTACAGGGTTAAAATTCTACATGTAGCCCATGACTGCGACTTGGCACTTTTAGAGGCGGAAGACCCGGAATTTTATAAAGATTCGACCGAGCTCAGCTTAGGAGAAATTCCAGAACTCAACTCTTCTCTCATCGTCGTTGGATATCCCATTGGGGGGAATAAGGTCTCCGTAACCAGAGGGATCGTTTCCAGAAAAGAACAATCCAAATACGAACATTCTTCCGTAGACAGTCATTTAGTTTTGCAAGTGGATGCGGCGATCAATCCTGGAAATTCAGGCGGACCTGCCATCCAAAATAATAAGGTGGTAGGAGTTGCCTTCCAAGTTGCGACCAAAGGGGAAAATATAGGCTATCTCATCCCCACTAAAGTGATCCGTCATTTTCTAAAAGATATAGAAGACGGAAAATACGACGGTTATGTGGAACTTGGCATCGGAACATTCAATTCTTTTAATATTTCTCTCCGCAAAGCGAAAGGGATCCCCGAAGGTTTAGAAGGGGTATTCGTGACCAGAATTCTTCCGAACGGATCTGCGGACGGATATTTGAAAGAAGGAGATTATCTTACCGAGATAGACGGTCTTGCCATCGGAAGGAACGGGACCATTACTTTAGATAAAGACGCTCGTGTGGATTTTACGGAAACGGTAGACGATAAGTATTCCGGAGAACCGATCCGATTCAAAGTATTCCGTAACGGAAAACTGATCGATGTGGAATTTAAGGCCAAAAGAATGCCTGATTTCGATTTTATGAGAAACAGGTACGATACACCTTTCGATTATTCCATGATCGGCGGATTATTATTCCAAGAAATGTCCAGAGACCTATTGGGTGCTTGGAGTAGGAGTGGAAATACCTCCGGCGGAAGTCAGTTCTTATATAGATACGATTATTTTATAGAAGATGGGATCGGCAGAACCAAAAAAGCGGACGTGGTCTTGTACAGAAAATTGGCCCACCCGGTGAATTCTTCCTCCGATTATTTTCTAAATCTGGTTCTGGAATCGGTCAACGAGGAACCGATTAACAGCCTTGCGGACCTGAAAAAGATTATCGCGGGGTCCAAGTCCAAATTTTTAAAATTAAAATTTTTGAATATAGATCTACCGCTGATCTTGGATCGGGAGGAAACGCAAAAGGCGGATTCCCAGATCAGAAGCACCTACGGTTTGGAGTAA
- a CDS encoding adenine phosphoribosyltransferase produces MSIVKSKIRTIPDYPRKGILFRDITSLLLDPEGLALTIGTFVDRYASKGITKVAGIEARGFIIGAPLAFQLGVGFIPIRKKGKLPSETVSQEYDLEYGKDIIEIHKDSVVPGDRILIMDDLIATGGTMIAAVQLLQKLGAEVPEAGVIIDLPDLGGATKLNKDLGVNVFSICEFEGH; encoded by the coding sequence ATGTCCATAGTTAAAAGCAAAATTCGCACGATCCCGGATTATCCCCGCAAAGGAATCCTATTCAGAGACATCACTTCCCTATTATTAGATCCGGAAGGTTTAGCTCTTACCATAGGAACTTTCGTGGACCGGTACGCAAGCAAAGGAATCACTAAAGTAGCCGGAATCGAAGCCAGAGGATTTATTATAGGTGCACCTCTTGCATTCCAACTTGGTGTAGGATTCATTCCGATCCGTAAAAAAGGAAAACTTCCTTCCGAAACTGTTTCCCAAGAATACGATCTCGAATACGGAAAAGATATAATCGAAATACATAAGGATTCCGTAGTTCCCGGAGACAGGATACTGATCATGGACGACCTAATTGCGACTGGAGGGACGATGATCGCCGCAGTTCAATTATTACAAAAATTAGGTGCAGAAGTGCCTGAAGCGGGAGTCATCATCGATCTTCCGGATCTAGGCGGGGCTACAAAATTAAACAAAGATCTAGGTGTTAACGTATTCTCCATCTGCGAATTCGAAGGACATTAA
- the htpX gene encoding protease HtpX: MALFRRFGLFALTNIAVIFTIGLILRLTGLDVYLAKSGVPYATTLLFAAIWGMGGAFISLLLSKFMVKASMGVQIVDPRNATGWQRDLLTRVQRLASAAGLPMPEVGYYESPEINAFATGPSRNSALVAVSTGLLNGMDSEELDGVLGHELSHVANGDMVTMTLVQGVINSFVIFFSWIVSKVIVSQLSRNDERGSGGGFFMEFMIRQLLMVVFGLLGSIVVAYVSRAREYRADAGGAKLAGRSSMIAALERLKVAFTRDPIDQRGETIAALKISNRAGGLASLFATHPPLEERIAALRAKAY, encoded by the coding sequence ATGGCGCTTTTTCGCAGATTTGGATTATTCGCATTAACGAATATCGCGGTAATCTTCACGATCGGATTAATACTCAGGCTTACCGGGCTGGATGTATATTTAGCTAAGTCCGGAGTACCGTACGCTACTACCCTTCTATTCGCTGCAATATGGGGTATGGGAGGCGCATTCATTTCCTTGCTGCTTTCCAAGTTTATGGTAAAGGCTTCCATGGGAGTCCAAATAGTCGATCCCAGAAATGCAACCGGATGGCAAAGAGATCTTTTAACTAGAGTGCAGAGATTGGCTTCAGCTGCAGGACTTCCAATGCCGGAAGTCGGATATTACGAATCTCCCGAGATCAACGCATTCGCTACGGGACCTAGCAGGAACAGCGCATTAGTCGCGGTTTCCACCGGACTTCTGAACGGAATGGATAGTGAAGAACTGGACGGAGTTTTAGGACACGAACTTTCTCACGTAGCCAACGGAGACATGGTAACCATGACCTTGGTGCAGGGAGTGATCAACTCGTTCGTGATCTTCTTCTCTTGGATCGTAAGTAAAGTGATCGTTTCTCAATTGAGTCGTAATGATGAAAGAGGATCCGGTGGTGGATTCTTTATGGAGTTCATGATCAGACAACTTTTGATGGTGGTTTTCGGACTTTTAGGTTCTATCGTAGTCGCTTATGTTTCCAGAGCGAGAGAATACAGAGCCGACGCCGGTGGAGCAAAATTGGCGGGAAGATCCAGCATGATCGCTGCCTTGGAAAGACTAAAAGTCGCTTTCACAAGAGATCCGATCGATCAAAGGGGAGAAACAATAGCTGCCCTAAAAATTTCCAACAGAGCCGGGGGACTTGCATCCTTATTTGCAACCCACCCTCCTCTAGAAGAAAGAATCGCTGCTCTAAGAGCAAAAGCATACTAA
- a CDS encoding NCS2 family permease, protein MSKYKWFVAGDLDGFFGLMIDNLIQILVLVALCIGFCGMPQDFVFRVVIPGAAISLLVGNLFYAWQARQLALKENRSDVTALPYGINTVSLFAFVFFVMFPVYQKTNSYKAAWSIGLLASFVSGLIEFFGAFIAEKIRKATPRAALLSALAGIALTFISMDFLVRTFLNPLIAFVPFGIILLQYFGRVVFPFKIPGGLISVIVGTVLAWYLPHFTGKQMMDGAALRSSIDFGFNFPVWSGGNLFEAWSQIGIREYLSVILPMGIFNVIGSLQNIESAEAAGDKFNTRNSLMMNGVGTIVGSLFGSPFPTTIYIGHPGWKSLGARSGYSSLNGIFMTLIAFFGLVSFVCALIPVEAGMAIVLWIGIVIGAQAFEATPTRHAPAVVIGLLPALAGWGVLMIQSAFNYAAPILAKAIEGTEAASKTQNIWLSTVPLDQPIFPYSLGGLLSLSQGFLLSSMVWAAIATFVIDRDFKKAIIACLIGAFLAGTGFIHSYSLAGNAILNSFQLNLGPFVWAYLLLAGLFLLASFLKKEPRAV, encoded by the coding sequence ATGAGCAAATACAAATGGTTTGTTGCCGGGGACCTGGATGGATTCTTCGGCCTAATGATCGATAACCTGATCCAAATTTTGGTTCTGGTAGCTTTGTGTATCGGTTTTTGTGGAATGCCTCAGGATTTCGTATTCAGAGTAGTCATCCCAGGAGCCGCAATCTCTCTACTCGTCGGAAATCTTTTTTATGCTTGGCAGGCAAGACAACTTGCACTTAAGGAAAACAGAAGCGATGTCACTGCATTACCGTACGGGATCAACACCGTTTCTTTGTTCGCATTCGTCTTTTTTGTAATGTTCCCCGTATACCAAAAGACGAATAGTTATAAGGCGGCTTGGTCCATCGGACTTCTTGCAAGCTTTGTATCCGGGTTAATCGAATTTTTCGGAGCATTTATTGCGGAGAAGATCCGAAAGGCTACTCCTAGAGCCGCACTTCTTTCTGCACTCGCAGGTATCGCGCTTACATTTATCTCCATGGACTTTTTGGTCCGCACATTCTTAAATCCACTCATTGCATTTGTTCCGTTTGGAATTATTCTTTTGCAATATTTTGGAAGAGTGGTATTCCCGTTCAAGATCCCAGGCGGACTCATCTCTGTCATCGTCGGGACCGTGCTTGCTTGGTATCTTCCCCATTTCACCGGAAAACAAATGATGGACGGTGCAGCATTACGTTCTTCTATCGATTTCGGATTTAATTTCCCGGTATGGAGCGGTGGAAATCTATTCGAAGCCTGGAGTCAGATCGGAATCAGAGAATATCTTTCAGTAATTCTTCCCATGGGAATTTTTAACGTAATCGGTTCCTTGCAGAATATAGAATCCGCAGAAGCTGCAGGAGATAAATTTAACACCAGAAATTCTCTTATGATGAACGGTGTTGGAACAATTGTTGGTTCCTTATTCGGATCTCCTTTCCCCACTACAATTTATATCGGCCACCCGGGATGGAAGTCACTCGGAGCGAGATCCGGTTACTCCAGTTTGAACGGGATCTTCATGACCCTAATCGCGTTCTTTGGACTAGTCAGTTTTGTATGCGCTCTTATCCCTGTGGAAGCGGGTATGGCAATCGTACTTTGGATCGGGATCGTGATCGGTGCACAAGCATTCGAAGCGACTCCTACTAGACATGCACCTGCGGTTGTGATCGGACTTCTTCCTGCTCTGGCGGGTTGGGGAGTATTGATGATCCAAAGTGCATTCAATTATGCAGCCCCAATTCTTGCAAAAGCTATAGAAGGAACTGAAGCTGCCTCCAAAACCCAAAATATCTGGCTTTCCACAGTGCCTCTAGATCAGCCTATTTTTCCGTATTCTCTTGGTGGACTTTTGAGTTTATCCCAAGGATTTTTACTTTCTTCCATGGTTTGGGCTGCGATCGCAACATTTGTGATTGATAGAGATTTTAAGAAGGCAATCATCGCTTGTTTAATCGGTGCATTTCTTGCCGGAACAGGGTTTATACATTCTTATTCCTTGGCTGGAAACGCAATTTTGAACTCTTTTCAGCTGAATCTGGGTCCATTTGTTTGGGCATATTTATTACTTGCGGGACTTTTTCTTTTAGCTTCTTTCTTAAAGAAGGAACCTAGAGCGGTCTAA
- a CDS encoding ClpXP protease specificity-enhancing factor SspB, protein MDSPNLEDIQTLREFKKQLFSLYWERFGTFYVHVMPHPDLKIGKRGLVGEEPESGIILVIGPRAARDIKIEEEWVYAELQFGYTWEEVFLPWDGIFRFFDKSQQTVTQMRIYLGKPDLPPKKEETTSAETKEEVSDLGSGSSKRKDNVIQVDFGSKTKK, encoded by the coding sequence ATGGATAGTCCGAATTTAGAAGATATACAGACACTTCGAGAATTCAAAAAACAACTCTTTTCACTGTATTGGGAGAGGTTCGGCACCTTCTACGTACACGTAATGCCTCACCCCGATCTAAAGATCGGAAAAAGAGGACTCGTAGGAGAAGAGCCTGAATCAGGGATTATCCTAGTCATAGGCCCTCGCGCCGCAAGAGATATCAAAATAGAAGAAGAATGGGTGTATGCAGAACTACAGTTCGGCTATACCTGGGAAGAAGTCTTCCTGCCTTGGGACGGAATTTTCAGATTTTTTGATAAGTCCCAACAAACAGTCACCCAGATGAGAATTTATTTGGGGAAACCGGATCTCCCTCCTAAAAAAGAGGAAACAACTTCGGCGGAAACCAAGGAAGAAGTTTCCGATCTAGGATCCGGATCTTCCAAACGAAAAGATAATGTAATCCAAGTAGACTTCGGGAGTAAAACAAAAAAATGA